The DNA sequence AATAATAAGTTTTCTATATCCTCAAGATTTTTTTCTCTGAAACCATATTCAATCCCGCCCAAACTACGATATACATACCATGCCCGTAAATCTTCTAATTCGGTAAAATAGTTTTGGGTTGTGCGCTCATCTGGATAATTCCAAAATATACCCCAAACATCTTCGACTAAACTGGTTTTGATATAGGGTAACACTCTGTTTTTAAATTCTGTATCTCCTGCACCTCTGAATGTTTCATCGTAAAAACCAAATCTCTTATGAATACTTTTACGGTATAACCCTCCTACATAGGTTAAGTAACAGGTATCTAAGTAAACTAAGTTTTGATTAAAGTTAGTCCGACTATAAGTCATTACATCCTGTATCCAGTTACCTTTGTAATCAACTTCGGTGACAAGACTATTGCCTATAACCCAATCTAATTCAGGATTAGAGTCTAATTTTGCCGCTAATTTTTCTAAGCCATCACAGGTAATCATTTCATCAACCCCCAAAAAGGTGATATAGGGGGATTGAGATAATAAAATTGCCCTATTCCAAGCACTTTGAATTGTCTCTCTTTTTTCGCTACGGGCATAGACAATGGGAATATTTAGTTGTTTTAGTTGGGGTAATAATGTTTGAAAAAGTTGATATTCATTTTGAGGAGAGGCACTATCAATAAGTATTATTTCTGCTTCTTGTTTCTGAAATAAACTTTGTTGGGTTAAAATTGATAAGAAGAATCCCAGCTTACTTTCCGCATTATACAATGAAACTGCGATCGAAACTCGATAATTTTTTTTCTGCCGATAATCTTCAATAAATTCGTAGAGTTTTTCTTGATAGTTAAGATGTTTTTGATAATTATTTAGCAAGTATTTATAACATAATTTACTGTTGTTTTGTGACGGTTGATAGAGTAAATTAATGACTTCTGCTTCTTGATTCAAATTATAGTTATTAAAGGTTTCAGTTATGAATTGTAATTGCTGAAATTTGTCTTGATTTAAACTGCGAATAATTCTAGCTTCATAACAAGCGGATAATAAATCATTGCCCCTTAATTTTTCTAATCTAGCAATTTCTTGCCATATTTTTACCCTATTAACGAAATAACCTGTTTTCCATTTTTGTCTATTTTCCACAGAAGTATTGAGGGAATGACTTAAATTTTTTAACTGCGTTATTTTATCATCAATATCTTTAGCTGATATTTCGGCTAAGTTGTTAATTTTATGAAATTCTGAGGAGAAAAAGAGGCTCTTTATTAATTGGGCATGAATCGGTTTTTTCTGAGTTTTTATTTTTTCTTTGACTGTTTTAATTAAGACTTTACTTTGATGATTGATAGGATTAAGAATTTGTTTAGATAGATAAACTATCGTTTCTTTTTGCCAGTATTGCTTTTTGTAACAATGATTGATAAGTTGTTGATAATATTCACTAATTTTTTTTCTTTCTTGAGCTGAATAACTATTGTCTTGATGATAAATGTCTGTTAACTGTAATCCTAGTTTTTCTAAATTAAAGCTAATATTATTGACTTGTTGAATTAGGTTATTGCGATATTGATTATAGTTAGTTAAAAGTTGGCTAATTTTATTAAGAGATTCAGAAAAGTTATTTATATCAATAGGGATAAAAGGTAATTGGGGAAAGTTATCTTTTAAAAAGCGACAAATACCTGCTTTATCACTAATAATGGTAGGGCAACCATTTAACAATGATTCTAAGGCAACAAAATTAAGGGTATCAAAACGAGAGGGTAAGATAGTAAGGCTATTCTCGGAAAATTTTTGATTTAATTGTTGAGGTGTTAATGAAGGTGTAAGATTAATTTCACTGTTCCTTAATTTCAGCATTTTTTGCAGATAATATTCCCCTGTTTTGTCATCAAGAGTTGGGCTATCAGCACCGATAATATTGCCATAAGAATATAGTTTTTTTTCAAGAAAAGTTAAGAGGTTAATAAATATATCTGCTCCTTTATTTTTTTCTTTTCTACCAATAAAATTTAAGATGGGTTTTTGATTAACTTCATGACAGTTTTTTATTTTTTTATGGGGTAAATCAATAAAGTTTAGAGGATGATAATAATAGTTAGAAAACTCATATTTATCTTGCCAAAATTCTAAGTAGTTTTTACTGATACCATAGCGAATATCTACTATTTGATATTGTAAGTTTTCGGCAAATTCTAGAGCGTTTATATAGTTTTTATCAATTACCCAATCATGAATCAAACTCTGAGATACAACCCCATGTAAAGAAAGAGCTAATTTTTGATATTTTACCTGATGATAGTCACAAGCATCCCGTAAAAATAAGCCATATTGTTCATAATCTGGACAGTCAATAATATCAAAGTTTTGATAGCAAATAGAGTAGGCTATATTTGAAGCGAGTAAAAAAGGACGGGTTATTTTTTCTAGGGGTAGATTGTTTCCAATTTTTTTTAAATCAGATTTGATATATCTTTGGTAATAAGGAAAAATATGAGCATTAGCAGGACGTTGATCATTAACGTTTTCTTCTATAGTTAAATAGTAAAATTGTAGATGGGGATTTTTTTTTATTATATTACGATAAAATGTTTGTCCTCCACCAATTTTGTGAAAAAGATCAAATTCTGCTAAAAAAATTTTCATTATTTTAAATTAACTTTTTTAATAATATCTAAAATAGTTTATTATATCTTTGTATGAAAGGAAATAATATCAAATCGAAAATCATCGGTTTAACAGGGGGTATTGCTACTGGAAAATCAACAGTGTCTAATTATTTACGGGATAAATATTGTATTCCTGTTTTTGATGCGGATATTTTTGCTCGTGATGCTGTGAAAGTGGATTCTCCTATTTTTGTTTCCATTATTGAAAGATATGGAAATGATATTTTACTAGATAATAATACTTTAAATCGTTCTAAATTAGGAACTATTATTTTTAATGATATTCGAGAAAAAGAGTGGTTAGAAAGTCAAATTCATCCTTTTGTTTATAATTGTTTTCGGTCTTTAATTCCTACATTAACAGAAGAAATAAATATTTTTACAATCCCCCTACTTTTTGAAGCAAATATGACTGATTTAGTCTCAGAAATTTGGGTTGTTACCTGTGATTATGAACAACAATTAACTCGTTTACAAAGCAGAAATAATTTATCAAAAAAAGATGCGATCGCACGTATTAATAGTCAAATGTCTTTAACAGAAAAAGTGCTGTTAGCTGATGTAGTAATTGATAATAGTGGTGATTTAAGTCATTTATTAATTCAAATAGACGAAATTATGTCAAGCTATTTTCATAAAAATTAACAATCAAAATTGATCACTTCAGAACTCAGAACTCCAAACTCTTTCCCCTTTTCTGATAACCTAGATAAGGCACTAAATTTTTTATAAAAACTGTTTATAGTATGAATGCAACCGTTGATAATGAAAACACTATTGTAATTGGATCTCGGAAAAGCCAATTGGCATTAGTGCAAACTTACTGGGTAAAAAAAGAGTTAGAAAATAGTTTCCCCGATATTGAGTTTGAAGTGGAAAAAATGAGTACTCAAGGGGACAAAATCTTAGATGTGGCATTGGCAAAAATTGGAGATAAAGGTTTATTCACAAAAGAATTAGAAGTAGGGATGCTTAATGGCGATGTAGATTTTGCCGTGCATTCTCTGAAAGATTTACCCACCAATCTTCCTGAAGGCTTAATGTTAGGTTGTGTTACTCAAAGAGTTAACCCTGCGGATGCTTTGGTAGTTCATGAAAAACATAAAGATAAACAATTAGAAACTTTACCAGAAGGCTCTGTAATTGGGACTTCTTCCCTCAGACGTTTAGCACAATTGCGTCATCACTTCCCCCATTTAACCTTTAAGGATGTTAGGGGTAATGTTAACACTCGTTTAGCAAAATTAGACGCAGGAGAATATGATGCTATCATCCTAGCAGTGGCAGGACTAGAAAGATTAGGAATGGGCGATCGCATCCATCAAGTAATACCAGCAGAAATATCCCTTCATGCAGTAGGACAAGGGGCTTTAGGTATCGAATGCCGTACTGGAGATGAAAAAGTATTACAAATAATTAAATCCATTGAAGACCCTGATACCCGTGATTGTACCCTAGCCGAGCGCTCTTTTTTAAGAGTATTAGAGGGTGGTTGTCAAATTCCTATCGGTGTTAATAGTTCTTTAGAAGGAGACAATTTAACTTTAATTGGTATGGTTGCCAGTTTAGACGGAAAAAAATTACTAAAAGATAGTGTAACAGGCGATCGCACCCAAGCAGAAAAGCTAGGAGCAGATTTGGCAGATAAACTGAAGCAACAGGGTGCAGGAGAAATCTTAGCCGAAATTTTAGCGGAAATTGAAAGATAATTATATTAATTAGGAATTAGTAATTAAGACAAGGCAATAGGGAAACCCCTCTATGTCTCCCCTAAAAAGAAACCCCTCTTTATCCCCCATCTCTAGGGGGGAGGGCAAAAGTGTTTAATTAACCCCCTCCTTATACCCCAATACCCCAACACTTTCATTACCTCATCTTCCTTTGCCCCGAACTCATCCTCCCCTTTCTCAAATAAATGCTCAAACTATTTTGGAGTAAACTGATAAGAGATAAAACAGCTATCTTCGCTTTAATCATTTTAAGTTTTATCATCATTGCGATTATTTTTTTTCCTCTGTTTTATACTACTCCTATCGATATGATTGATTTTAGTCAGTCATCTT is a window from the Cyanobacterium sp. Dongsha4 genome containing:
- a CDS encoding glycosyltransferase — protein: MKIFLAEFDLFHKIGGGQTFYRNIIKKNPHLQFYYLTIEENVNDQRPANAHIFPYYQRYIKSDLKKIGNNLPLEKITRPFLLASNIAYSICYQNFDIIDCPDYEQYGLFLRDACDYHQVKYQKLALSLHGVVSQSLIHDWVIDKNYINALEFAENLQYQIVDIRYGISKNYLEFWQDKYEFSNYYYHPLNFIDLPHKKIKNCHEVNQKPILNFIGRKEKNKGADIFINLLTFLEKKLYSYGNIIGADSPTLDDKTGEYYLQKMLKLRNSEINLTPSLTPQQLNQKFSENSLTILPSRFDTLNFVALESLLNGCPTIISDKAGICRFLKDNFPQLPFIPIDINNFSESLNKISQLLTNYNQYRNNLIQQVNNISFNLEKLGLQLTDIYHQDNSYSAQERKKISEYYQQLINHCYKKQYWQKETIVYLSKQILNPINHQSKVLIKTVKEKIKTQKKPIHAQLIKSLFFSSEFHKINNLAEISAKDIDDKITQLKNLSHSLNTSVENRQKWKTGYFVNRVKIWQEIARLEKLRGNDLLSACYEARIIRSLNQDKFQQLQFITETFNNYNLNQEAEVINLLYQPSQNNSKLCYKYLLNNYQKHLNYQEKLYEFIEDYRQKKNYRVSIAVSLYNAESKLGFFLSILTQQSLFQKQEAEIILIDSASPQNEYQLFQTLLPQLKQLNIPIVYARSEKRETIQSAWNRAILLSQSPYITFLGVDEMITCDGLEKLAAKLDSNPELDWVIGNSLVTEVDYKGNWIQDVMTYSRTNFNQNLVYLDTCYLTYVGGLYRKSIHKRFGFYDETFRGAGDTEFKNRVLPYIKTSLVEDVWGIFWNYPDERTTQNYFTELEDLRAWYVYRSLGGIEYGFREKNLEDIENLLLLCLNYRKSFLETYSTDFDLAWQIIHYLEQKYPNSKYLSIKKNIDIIQQTLISLELLNNTKNLDKYLILFLYNNMKIYKKETKKIIKYTYFDFCYEFLLFNDNRYEQHFYAW
- the coaE gene encoding dephospho-CoA kinase (Dephospho-CoA kinase (CoaE) performs the final step in coenzyme A biosynthesis.) codes for the protein MKGNNIKSKIIGLTGGIATGKSTVSNYLRDKYCIPVFDADIFARDAVKVDSPIFVSIIERYGNDILLDNNTLNRSKLGTIIFNDIREKEWLESQIHPFVYNCFRSLIPTLTEEINIFTIPLLFEANMTDLVSEIWVVTCDYEQQLTRLQSRNNLSKKDAIARINSQMSLTEKVLLADVVIDNSGDLSHLLIQIDEIMSSYFHKN
- the hemC gene encoding hydroxymethylbilane synthase, with amino-acid sequence MNATVDNENTIVIGSRKSQLALVQTYWVKKELENSFPDIEFEVEKMSTQGDKILDVALAKIGDKGLFTKELEVGMLNGDVDFAVHSLKDLPTNLPEGLMLGCVTQRVNPADALVVHEKHKDKQLETLPEGSVIGTSSLRRLAQLRHHFPHLTFKDVRGNVNTRLAKLDAGEYDAIILAVAGLERLGMGDRIHQVIPAEISLHAVGQGALGIECRTGDEKVLQIIKSIEDPDTRDCTLAERSFLRVLEGGCQIPIGVNSSLEGDNLTLIGMVASLDGKKLLKDSVTGDRTQAEKLGADLADKLKQQGAGEILAEILAEIER